From the genome of Pseudoxanthomonas sp.:
CATCGCGCCACAATCGTCCAGCGGGGAACTCGTTGATGTAGCCGTTGCCGCCCAGGGCCTGGATCGCCTGGCCTGCCATCCAGGTGGCCTTCTCGGCGCTGTACAGGATCGCGCCGGCGGCATCCTTGCGCGTGGTCTCGCCACGGTCGCAAGCCTTGGCCACTGCATAAACGTAGGCACGGCAGGCGTTGAAACCGACGTACATATCGGCCAGCTTGGCCTGCATCAACTGGAATTCGCCAATGGATTGGCCGAACTGCCTGCGTTCGTGGACGTAGGGCAACACCAGGTCAAGACAGGCCGCCATGATGCCCAGCGGACCACCGGACAGGACGACGCGTTCGTAATCCAGGCCGGACATCAGGACCTTGACGCCGCTGCCGACGCTGCCCAGCACGTTTTCTGCGGGGACTTCGCAGTCCTGGAACACCAGCTCGCAGGTGTTCGAGCCGCGCATGCCCAGCTTGTCCAGCTTCTGTGCAGTGCTGAATCCGGGGAAGTCCTTTTCAATGATGAAAGCAGTGATGCCCTTGGATCCGGCCGAGACATCGGTTTTGGCGTAGACGATCAGCGTCTGCGCGTCCGGGCCGTTGGTGATCCACATCTTGTTGCCGTTGAGCAGGTAGTGATCGCCGCGCTTGTCGGCCCGCAGTTTCATGCTGACCACGTCCGATCCAGCGCCCGGTTCGCTCATCGCCAGGGCGCCGATGTGCTCGCCACTCACGAGCTTGGGCAGGTACCTGGCTTTCTGTTCGGGAGTGCCGTTCTTGCGCAACTGGTTGACGCACAGGTTCGAATGCGCACCGTAGGAAAGCCCGATCGAGGCCGAGGCGCGTGAGATTTCCTCCATGGCCACCGTATGCGCGAGGTAGCCCAGCGAAGTGCCGCCATATTCCTCCTCGACCGTGAGTCCAAGGACACCTAGCTCCCCTAGCCGGGGCCAGAGAGCGTTGGGAAATGCATTGTCGCGGTCGGTCTGCGCAGCGAGTTGGGCGATTTCGCGCAGGGAGAAGGCGTGGACGGCCTCGCGCAGGCTGTCGATGTCAGGACCCAGGTCGAAGTTGAGCGATTTCAAGGTCATGCGGGGGATCCTTTGTGGGAGATTCGGATCGAAAGTGACCCTGTGTTGGCACACGTCGGCGAGCGGATGCGTGCGCTCAATTCGCGCTTGTTGCGTCCCCGTCCGGGGGCGCACTGTCCGGCCACTGGAACTGGCCCGGCTCTCGGCGCATGAAGCGACCGATGGCTTCCTGGGCGTGGGCCGAGGTGAAGGCAATGCCTTGAGCGCTGGCTTCGGCGTGCAGCAGGGTGCCCAGATCCATTTCGTAACTGCGTGCCAGCAGCATCTTGGTTAGGGAAAACGCCACGGGTGATGTGCCGGCCATGGAACGGGCGTACTGCGTCGCTCTGGACATCAGGTCCTGCGCGCCGGTGACTTCGAGGACAAGTCCAAGATCGCGCGCCTGGGCAGCGTCCAGTTCCCTGGCCGAATAGATGAGCTCACGGGCGCGCGCCATGCCGATCAGCCTGGGCAGCGTGTACAAAATCCCGAGATCAGGCACCAGACCGACCTTGGCAAAGGACAGGCAGAACCGCGCGCGCGTAGATGCGATCACCAAGTCGGCCGCCATGGCCAGGCTGAATCCCGCACCGAAGGCGACACCGTCGACGGCGGCGATGACTGGGCGATCGAACTCCAGCAGTTTCCGGTAGGTGCGATGCTGGTCGAGCATCCGCGCCCTGAAACGTTCCGCATCGCTGTCGGCCATCGACGACATGGCAGAGATGTCGCCGCCGGAGCAGAAATCGGTGCCTGCCCCCACAAGCATCAAGGCGCGTACCTGCGGGTCCTGGCCCAGCCGATCAAGCGTCTGATCCAGTTCCATCCGCATGATCGGACTGAGGGCGTTCTTGCGGCCCGGGTTGGACAGACTGAGCGTGGCGATGCCGTCTTCTACGCTCGTCTCTACATGGGTCATCGTGCGCCTCTCCGAACGGTCTGGTCACTGGTTCGGATCATGGGGTTGCTCCAGGCGACTCACCGTCGCCCTCCTGGTCGATCGGCGGCGCTGCGCTCGCAGGGCTTGCCGTGACAACGAGGCTATCGGCTCGCTGCCAGGCTTTGCTTGTGTGCAGTAGCTGGATGCCCCAAATGAGAGGCAAGCCGGGTGTCACCCGGAGCCTCTAGACCGTGGCGGCGGCCCCATCCAGCAGGGTCAGCTTGCGGCTGCCCATGAAGATCGAGCGCGGTGACAGCCCGTAGTAACGACGCATCGAATGGCTGAAATGCGAGGAATCCGGATATCCGGCATCCAACGCGATATCGACCATGTTGGCCTGCTGGGTCACGCAACGCAGGATGCTGCGTGCGCGTTTCCAGGCGCGGTAGTGACGAAAGGAGATGCCGATCTCCGATTTGAACAGATGCAGGAACCGCGAGACCGACAAGTGAATGCGCGCGGCGCAGTCGGCCGCGGAAATCTGGCCTTCGGGACGATCCTGCACCGCCCTGAGAACGTGGTGGATACGTGGATCGACCTTGCGCTCGGCAAGGCATTGGCCGAAGAAGAAGTTGTCGAACTTCTGGGTGTCGCCAAAACCATAGCCTGGACTTTCGATGAAACAGTCAACCGAACGGCGCAGCGCGTCAGGAACATCCTCTGCCTGGTCGCACATCCGCATGAAGGCCAATGCGTGTCCCAGATCTACCGATTCCGGCTCGATCAGGAGCGCACAGATCGTGCCCCTGTCGGAGGACAGCTGGTGGCAGGCGTAAGGGGGCACCACCGATAGCCAGGCAGTGTGCTCGGTCCCGTCCATCAAGAGGCGATGCGGACGATCAAGAGACAGATAGAGCGTGTAGGACCCCAGCGTGCGGGGCGAGGGTTGCCCGACCAGCCCCACATAGACCAGTCGCTCGGGGTGAATCCACATGGCCTGTCGCCGGTGAAGCGGTGCCGGACCCTGGGCAAGATGCGCCGGTGAGAGCTGGGTCATGGCACCTGCAGCGGTGAAAGCATTCATCATTTCCTCCTGGTGACTCGCGGCGCGATCAACTCAGCCGAAATGTCCATGCGGTGGGGGCACATGGCGGCAACACGTCCCGACATTCCGTGGAGCGTGCTTCAGGTAAGATACTAGTTGATTGACCAGCAAGTTTGAACACAACTTTAGCTGGGTGGCGGTGCCGGATGCGTGGGGTGTTGGCGGCCACGCGTGAAACGGGCGTTTCGCAGGGGCTTTCAGCTTGTTGGCGTGTCAATCATGCTGGGCGCATGCCGGCACGGGAGTCGACTTCTTACCCATACGCCTGCGCATCCTGCAGGCTTGATCAACGATGGATGCCGATGAGTTACAAGAAACGTCCTCCTGCTGACGTCCGAACGCCCGTCAAACATGCCAGGATCCTGCGTCGGGCACAGGTCAAGGCTGAGGCAACGGCGCCGCTTTCGGCCGCGGCGCTGGCCGACAAGTCGCCGACCCGCCGGACCCAAGAACAACGCCGGTTGGAAGCCGAGGCACGCCTGCTGGACGCCGCGTTGTTACTGGTTGCGCGCAAGGGTTGGGCGGGGATGACACTGGCTGAAGTGGGAACGGCGGCGGGCTACAGTCGTAGCCTGGTCGCACACCATTTCGGCAGCAAGCCCAAGTTGCTGCAGGCGCTGGCCATGCATATCGGACGCAATTTCATCGCCTCGTTCGGCCAGCGGCTAGAGAGCAGCGAAGGGCTGCCTGCCATCGCGCAATTCATCGAGGCCTACCTGGGGCGGAGCCACGCCGAATGGACCAACACGCGTGCGCTGCTGATCCTGATGGCAGAGGGCACCACTGACGATTCCGAAGCTGGCGCCAACCTGGCCGCCTACAACGAGCGCTCGATCAAGTACTTGCGGCGGCTGTTTGACATCGGCATCCAGAACGGCGATGTGCGTGCCGACATCGATTCCAAGGCCGCCGCGACGTTGCTGCTTGGCTCGCTGCGCGGCGTCATGCTGCAGAGCTTCCAGCAGAAGACCATCGTGGACCTTCCACGTCTGCGCAATGAGGTGGTGACGATGTTCCTGCGCTATGCGGCGAGCCGCCCCGCGGAAGCGCTGGTGCAATACCAGTGTGGGTGGGGCGGGGCGGACACCCCGCCGGGCGCAGGGGCCGCGAAATGATCAGGGTCGCCCTGGACGCTTGGGCAGGATGCCCATCTTCTTGCAGATGATGTTGAGCAATACTTCGTCGGCGCCGCCGCCGATGGACACGAGTCGCAGGTCGCGCCATGCGCGCGACACCGGGTTGTCCCAGGTATATCCCATGCCACCCCAGTACTGCAGGCAGGAGTCGGTCACCTCGCGGCACAGGCGTCCGGCCTTGAGTTTGGCCATGGAGGCGAACTCGGTCATGTCCTGGCCTTCCATGTGCAGTTGGGCTGCCCGGTAGACCAGCGAGCGCAGCAGCTCCACCTCGGTCTTCAGTTCGGCCATGCGGAAGTGAACGACCTGATTGTCCAGCACCGATCCACCGAACACCTTGCGCTGACGGGTGTAGTCGATGGTCTGGTTGATGACGTTGGTCATCGCGGCCAGCCTGCGGGTGGCACCACTGAGCCGCTCTTCCTGAAACTGTTCCATCTGATAGGTGAAGCCCTTGCCCTCTTCGCCGATGAGATAGCGCTGTGGAACGCGCACATCATCGAAGAAGACCTGCGCCGTGTCGGAGAGCCACATGCCCACCTTGCGGATCTTCTGTGTGGTGATGCCAGGCCGCAGTTTTCCGTTCTCGCGCAGTGGGACGCAGATCAGCGACTTGTTGCGGTGGATGTCCTCGCCGCCGGTATTGGCCAGCAGGCACATCCAGTCGGCCTGCATGCCGTTGGTGATCCACATCTTGGAACCATTGATGACGTAATCGTCACCATCCTTCACCGCACGCGTCTTGATCGAGGCGACGTCCGACCCGGCCCCGGCTTCAGAAACCCCCAGGCAGACGACCGAATCCCCGGCAATCGTTGGTTTCAGGAACACCTCCTTCAATTCATCGCTGCCGTGCCGGGTCAGCGCCGGAGTGGCCATGTCGGTCTGGACCGAAATGGCCATGCCGATGCCGCTGGCGCTGACGTTGCCGATGGCTTCGCAGAAGGCGATCTCGTAGCTGTAGTCCAGGCCCATGCCGCCAAACTCGGTCGGCTTGTTGACGCCCAGAAACCCAGCGTCGCCGAGCTTCTTGAAGAGTTCATGCGCAGGGAAAATCTCAGCTTCCTCCCATGCGTCGATATTGGGCTCGATTTCGCGGGCGATGAACTGGCGAACGCTGTCCTGCAATGCGACGTGCTCGGAAGAAAACATGAAGACTCCTGACGGGTTGCTGATGGGTTTCAAGCCGCCCCGACAAGCAGGGCCGCCGTTGGACTTGTGCAACGGTGCGGCTGTCATCCGGGAGGCAGGCTTTCGATCTCCAGTTCGGCCAACAGGCTGCCCGAGGTGACCTGCTCGCCCACGCTAACGTGCACCGCGCTCAGCACCCCGGTTGCGGGGGCATGGTGGACGTACTCCATCTTCATCGCCTCGACAGTGAGCATGGGCTGCCCCTTGGTGACTGCGTCACCTGCCTTGATCAACACGTCGACTACCCGCCCGCTGATCGCGGCACGCAACTTGTCTCCGGCGGGCTTTTCGTCCTGCGAGCTGGTGGCCGCTCGGGTCCTGTCGATCAGCTGCACCACCCGTCCAAGCTGCTGCAACAACAGCACATCGCCATCGCGCCAGTAGCTGGCACTTTCGGCAAGACCATCGCAGCTGAAGCGCACGCGGTCCTGGGTCGTGGCGATGATGTTCACGCTGAAGGCCTGTTCCCCCATGTCCACACGCCAGGTCTTGCCATCGTCGGGATTGATGGAGGCGGTGCGCTGCAGGCCGGCATGCTCGAACGCGAGCACTGCAGCGCGCGGCGCCCATAAACTTGGCGACGTCGCTGGCGCAGACCCGGCTTCATCGCGGGCCAAGAGCAGGGCGCCCAGGGCGAGGCTGCGCTCGACGACCGCGGCATCGACTTCGAGCAGTTGGTCCAGGTGGTCGGCAATGAACGCGGTGGTGGCCCCCCCTGCGGCAAACACAGGGTGTTCCAGGCAGCGCAGGAGGAATGCCTGGTTGGTGGTGAGGCCCAATGCAACGGCTGCCTCCAGGCCAGTAACGAGTTTGCGACGGGCTTCTTCGCGGGTACGACCGTGGCTGACCAGCTTGGCCACCATTGAATCGTAGAACGGTGATACCACCGCCCCCGGGAACAACGAATCCTCCACGCGCAGGGTCGATGGCATCTGCCAGCGCAGCATGGTGCCGTTGCACGGCATGAAGCCGTTCTCCGGGTCCTCGGCGCAGAGCCGGACCTCGATGGAATGGCCATCGCTGACAACCTCTGACTGCGACAGCGGCAGGGGTTCGCCTGCAGCGACACGCAGCTGCAGCTCCACCAGATCCAGCTGGCTGACGAATTCGGTAACCGGATGTTCGACCTGCAACCGGGTATTCATTTCCATGAAATAGAAATCGCCGTCGCCATCCAGCAGGAATTCGAGCGTGCCGGCCCCTTCGTAGCCGATCGCCTTGACCGCGGTGACGGCTGTTGTCCCCATGGCCTGGCGGGTGGCTTCGTCGATCGCGGGCGAGGGCGCTTCTTCGATGACTTTCTGGTGCCTGCGTTGGACCGAGCAATCGCGCTCGCCGAGATGGATGGCGTTGCCATAGCGGTCGGCGAGGATTTGGATCTCGATGTGGCGCGGCTTGACCACGGCGCGTTCGAGAATCACGTGGCCATCGCCAAAAGCGTTCTGTGCTTCAGAACGCGCGCTGCGCAGCAGGTCGGCGAACTCGTCGACAGAGCCCACCAGGCGCATGCCGCGTCCGCCGCCGCCCGCGGTCGCTTTGATCATGACCGGAAAACCGATGCCCTTGGCCTCGGCCAGCATGCGTGCATCGGATTGGTCCGGGCCTTGGTAACCCGGGACGCACGGCACGCCCGCCGATCCCATGATGTCCTTGGCGCCGGCCTTGTCGCCCATGGAGGTAATCGCATCGGGCGAAGGCCCGATGAACACCAGTCCGGCGTCCCTGCAGGCCTGCGCGAATGCAGCGTTCTCGGCGAGGAATCCATAGCCGGGGTGCACTGCATCGGCGCCGCTGCGTTTGGCCGCGTCGATGATCGCAGCCACGTTGAGATAAGACGCTGCCGGCGCAGCCTCGCCGATGCACACCGCCTGGTCGGCTTCGCGCACATGTCGTTCGCCCGCATCCACGGTCGAATGCACCGCGACCGTGCGGTAACCCATGCGGCGCGCGGTCCGGATCACGCGTAGCGCGATCTCTCCGCGATTGGCGATCAGGATCTTGCTGAAAGGAGTCGACAGGAGGGCCGCGGGAATCACGGTCGTCGAATGGACAGGCGTCGAACGTGGCGTGTTCATGGGCGGCCAACACCGAACTGGATCGGGTGTGTCTGGCGGGACGAAGCCTCGCGACAGATGGCGAAGACCTCGCCAAGCAGGGCGCGGGTATCGCGCGGATCGATGACGCCGTCATCCAGCAGATGGGCGCTGGTCGTGAACACATCCAGCTGGGATGCATAGTGCTCGATGATGCGTCGCTCCATCGCATCGAGCTTGTCCCTGTCCACTTCGCCTTTCCGGCGCATTCCGGCCTCGGCGACGATGCTCATGGTCTTTGCGGCCTGCTCGCCGCCCATGACGGCGGTCTTGGCATTGGGCCAGGAAAAGCAGAACCGGGGATGCAGTCCCCGGCCGCACATGGCGTAATTGCCTGCGCCGAAGGACGCGCCACAGTAGAGCGTGACCTGGGGAACGCTGGCATTGGCGACGGCCTGCAGCATCTTCGCGCCGTGCTTGATGCTGCCGGCCTGCTCGTATTCGCGGCCGACCAGAAAGCCGGTGGTGTTGTGCATGTACAGCAATGGCGTACCGGACTGGCAGCACGCCTGGATGAAATGGGTGGCCTTGGCGGCGCCGTTGGGATCAAGCGGGCCATTGTTGGTGATCACGCCCACCGGATGGCCGTGCAGGGTGAAGTGCCCGGTGACGGTGGCCGGGCCGTAGTTCGCTCCGAATTCCAGGAAGCGCGAGCCATCGGCAAGCCGCGCGATGATTTCGCGCATGTCCACAGGGCGACGGTGGTCGGTGGGCATCAGCCCAAGGAATTCCTCGCCGTCATAACACGGAGGTTCGAACGTGCGTGGCTGCGGCACCTCGCCGCGATTCCAGTCCATGTTGGCCATCAGCTCGCGCACGATGCGGATGGCGTCGCGGTCGTCCTCGGCCAGATAATCGCCCAGGCCGGAGACACTGGTGTGCATGACGGCACCGCCGAGTTCTTCTTCGGTGGCGATTTCACCCGTGGCCGCCTTCAGCAGGGGTGGGCCGGCGAGGAACGCGCGCGTGCGGCCCCGCACCATCACCGTGTAGTCGGACAGGCCGGTGCGATAGGCGCCGCCGGCGGTGGATGATCCATGGGTCACCGTCACGATGGGAAGGCCGGCGGCCGAGAGCCGGGACATGTTGCGGAACTGATTGCCTCCGGCCACGAATTCCTCGACGCGATAGGCCATCAGGTTCGCGCCTGCGCTCTCCACCAGCTGCAGGTAGGGCAGTTTGTTTTCCAGCGCGATTTCCTGCATGCGCAGGACCTTGTTCAGGCCCATTGGTTGCAGGGCGCCGGCGCCGATGCCTGAATCGGTCACCATGATCATGCAGCGCACGCCGGACACGAAGCCGATGCCACCGATGATTCCGCCGCCTGGCACGCTGTCCGCCAGATCGGGTTTGTCCAGGCCTAGTCCGGCGAGTGCGCTGAGTTCGAGATACGGCGTGCCGCGATCAAGTAAGACGGCAAGCCGTTCGCGTGGTAACAGCTGACCACGTTCGTCAAACTTGGCTTTCGACTTGCCCGAGGTCGTCGAGCTCCTGTGCTCGTATTCGCGAACGCGGCCCAGCAGCCTCAGCATCTCGTCGCGATTGGCCTGGAAGGCCTGGCTGGACGGGGAGACGTTCGATTCAATGATGGCCATCTGATGTCCCAATACTTTTATCCAGCCTACGAAAGCAGCACCGGTCTGCGCTTGCGGAGACTGGCTGCGTTGGCTTCAAACAGGCCGATGGACGTTGGTTGGTGCGTCGAGGTAAGGCCGGCCGCGGGGCGAGCTAGCGCTTGGACGCAAGAATTCCCTGCATGGGCAGGCCCATAAGCTCAACCGATTCGCCGGCACGGTGTCCGCCGGCGGCCGCATCGCTCTGCAAGAGGAGTAAAGGCATTGGACAGAAAGCAATGGCGCGCTCAGGTGGTTGAAACCGCCCTGGAGCCAGATCTTCCCATCATCGACGCCCACCACCACGTCTGGGTCGGAGAGCCCTTCGGGCATTTCGAACTCTACGACCCGGAGTGGCTGTATGCGGACCTGCAGACGTCCGGCCACAACGTGGTCAAGACGCTCTATGTCGATTCCCATTCGGGCTACCGCGAGGACGGGCCCGAAGCACTGCGGGTCGTGGGTGAAACCGAGTTCGCCGACGACATCGCCAACGAGGCCGTGCGCCGCGGTGGCAAGTCCGCCGGAGCATGCGCCACGATCGTGGCCAGTGCCGACCTGATGTTGGGCACGGCGGTCGGCGAGGTGCTCGATGCGCATCTGGCCACCTCGCCCAGGTTCCGCGGGATCCGCCACATGACAGCCTACGTCGACGAAATGCCGCCGCTATTTCCCGGTGCGGTGGGTGGCATGATGCTGTCTTCCGAGTTCCGCAAGGGTTTCACCGAGCTCGCCGCGCGCGATCTGGTGTTCGATTCGTTCCTGCTTGCGCCGCAGCTTCCCGAGCTCACCGATCTGGCCAGGCAATTCCCCGACACGCGCATCGTGCTCGACCATGTCGGCGGACCGATGGTGATCGGACGGTACGACGGGCGCCTCGACGAAGCCTTCGCCGACTGGAAACGCGACATGGCCGAACTGGCCAAGGCGCCCAACGTCAGCGTCAAGTTGGGTGGGCTCAACATGGGGATCGCCGGCGTTGACGCCTTGGCGCGCGAACAGCCCTTCAGCTCGGAGGAAATGGTGCAGGCGCAGCGCGACTATCTGCTCACCACCATCGATCTGTTCGGCCCTGCGCGATGCATGTTCGAAAGCAATTTTCCCGTTGACATGTACGGCATCTCCTACACCGTGGTGTGGAATGGCTTCAAGCGGCTCACCGCTGGCTTCTCGCCGGAAGAACGGACGCAGCTGTTTTCAGGCACTGCGGCACGGGTGTACCGCGTCGACGCGTAGTCGCTCTCCGGCGCGGACCCGACGTGCTCGGCAGGGCGTTGCCGGGCGCTCCTTGCGCTGTCGATGTAACGGAATGACAGCAGCAGCGACGCCCGGAATCGTCCGGGTCGTGGCTGCTGGCATGGCCTGAAATCCTTTGGTCGCCGCGCTTGGCCTAGCGAACGGTGTAGGCGTCGAAATCCGGATCGCGCAACATCGCGAAGTAGGTGGACCCACGCCAGGGCGCATTGGTCACCGAGCGGCCCTGCTCGGTAAGGTAGTAGAAGCCCTTGCCGAATGCCTCCCAGATCACCTGCTTGTTCGCTTCGGCAAGCCGGTCGTTGTAGTCGGCGAAAGCTTGCGGGCGGCATTCGACGCTGGATCCGCCACTTTCGATGGTATGCACCATCAACTTGAGCGCGTAGCGCGACCAGCACTCGGAAGCGGAATAGAACGAGCCTGCACGGGCCTGGGCGTTGGGTCCGTAGAACATGAAGAAGTTGGGAAACCCCGGTGCCGTCATGCCCATGTAGGCGCGTGGACCGTCCGGCCTCCACAACGCGGCGAAGGTGGCGCCGTCGCGGCCGACGTATTCGACCGGCCACATGTAGCTCATCGTCGAAAAGCCCACGGCGCAAACGATCAGATCGCAAGGATAGGTCGTGCCGTCCTTGGCGACGATCGCATCGCGGGTGATATGGTCGATGGGGTCGGTCACCAGCTCGACATTGTCGCGCAGCAGCGCGTCGTACCAGCCATTGTCCACAGTTGGCCGCCTTGCCAGCGGGGGATAGCGCGGCATCACTTTTTTGACTAGGTCGGGCCGGTCGGCCAGGCGTTGCTCGATGAACGCAGCCACGTTCTTGTGCAGTTCGTCGTTGCGCTGGTTGATCACGCCGCCTTTTTCAAGCCATTCCGGATCGAACTCCTGCAGGCCTTCCAGCTGTGCGTTCAGGTAATGCATCGCATAGCTGTGCCAATACCAGAACAGCGGATAGTGGTCGAAGAGCCACTGCATCTGTGCAGGGATCTTGTCGCGGTATCCCTCCATCGGCAGCACCCAGTTCGCCGTGCGCTGGAAGACATCCAGGTGCTCGGCATGGCGTGCCAGGTAGGGCATCAGCTGAGCGCCACTGGCGCCGGTGCCGATCAGCGCCGCGCGGCGTCCGCCGAGTTGATAGTCCGGGTCCCAGTTCGTGGTATGGCGGATGGTTCCTTCAAAGCTGCCGATGCCCGGGATGTCGGGAAGCTTCGGGGTCGAGAACAATCCGCTAGCGGCGATGACGAAGTTCGCACGCAGCTGCTGCTCGCGTCCGTCGTCTCCGATCAAGGTCAGGTCCCACTGCGAGACCGCTTCGTTCCAGATGGCCGAGCGCAGCTCGGTGTTGAAGCGGACCTTGCCGGCGATATTGAACTTCTCGGCGCAGTGCTTGAGATACGCCTTGGTTTCCGCCGCCGCGGCGAAGAACTCCGTCCAGGGGTAACGCTTCTCGAACTTGTACTGATAGATCAGGCTGCTGGAGTCGACCCGTGCTTCCGGATAATTGTTGAGGTTCCAAGTACCGCCAATGTCTCCCTGGCGTTCGATGACGGTATAGGGAAGCCCGAGTTGTTCCAGATGCACCGCTGCCGAGATCCCGCTGATGCCGGCGCCGATGACCGCGACATGGAGCTGATCGACCTGCGACTGCGGGGGCTGTTTGTTCCAGCGCACCTCGCGGGGAAACGGTTCGAAACCTGCTTCCTCATAGCCGAGCAGGAACTCGTCTTCAGTCAGCGGACCATGGCCGAAAAGCTCCATCGTCCGGCGGATGCGGGCGCTGTCCATGAGCGCGGCTTCATCAAAGTTGTCAGGGTCGTGCGCAAGGAAATACTCCAAGGCGCGTTGGCGCATGGCCTCATGGTGCTCGGTAGCCAGCGAATACGTCGAAAGCGCACCCGCCCATACCGGAGTTACTTCGACCGGCAGGCTAGCCAAGTCAGGATCCCCGGTGAGGTGATACAGCACCAGCCTCAGGACGTTGGGGTCTGCCACCGCCAGCGCGGACTTGATCGCGTCGACATCCGCATCCGGACGTGGGGATACGTCGTCGATCTTGGTCGGGCGTGTGTTCATGCGTACTTCTCCTCCAGCCACCGGGCGAAGCTGCGATGTCGATGACCGTGTTCTTGGGTGATGCGGGGGATTTTGTGTGGGTCTTTCGGGCCGGGTCAGCGGACGGCCGACCGCCGCTGAGCGACGATCTCCCTGGCGCGCTCGACCAGCTGTTCTCCGCTCTGGTGGATCATCTCGGCCCGCAGGACGCTGATCTTCCATCCATCCTGCGTGCGGACCAGGGCGTGGTAATAGGTCGCTCGCGCCTCCCACACCTCGTTGCCAAGCACGTGGATGGCGTGGCACTGCGAGCGTGCGAGGGCCGAGTCGCCGGTGACCGTAATCTGGAAGTTGGTGATGCAGTGCTGGCGCCGCTCAAAGCCAGGCAGGAACGCGGAAAGGTTCCTGGCATGTTCGTGGATCGGGATGCCCGCACTGCCAGGGCCTGACAGCGAGCTGTAGTCGATGACCGCGTCCCGGGTGAACTGGGCCAGGGAGCGGGCACCTTCATTGAGGTCCGAGTGCAGGGTCGACGCACTGACCACATCCTGGATAGCGATGCGGTCCTCCACGGCCTGCAGGCGCGCGGCAAGCGCCTCTGCGTTCATCGCGTGACCGCCCGCTGCATGGAGCCGGTACCACGGTGCTTGACAGGACAGGTATCAGCCATGTGCGTCCATCTTCCAGCCTTCGACGAAGTAGTCGATGTCCGGGTCCTGCCCGGGCGTGGCCAGGTACGGGGCG
Proteins encoded in this window:
- a CDS encoding carboxyl transferase domain-containing protein; the protein is MAIIESNVSPSSQAFQANRDEMLRLLGRVREYEHRSSTTSGKSKAKFDERGQLLPRERLAVLLDRGTPYLELSALAGLGLDKPDLADSVPGGGIIGGIGFVSGVRCMIMVTDSGIGAGALQPMGLNKVLRMQEIALENKLPYLQLVESAGANLMAYRVEEFVAGGNQFRNMSRLSAAGLPIVTVTHGSSTAGGAYRTGLSDYTVMVRGRTRAFLAGPPLLKAATGEIATEEELGGAVMHTSVSGLGDYLAEDDRDAIRIVRELMANMDWNRGEVPQPRTFEPPCYDGEEFLGLMPTDHRRPVDMREIIARLADGSRFLEFGANYGPATVTGHFTLHGHPVGVITNNGPLDPNGAAKATHFIQACCQSGTPLLYMHNTTGFLVGREYEQAGSIKHGAKMLQAVANASVPQVTLYCGASFGAGNYAMCGRGLHPRFCFSWPNAKTAVMGGEQAAKTMSIVAEAGMRRKGEVDRDKLDAMERRIIEHYASQLDVFTTSAHLLDDGVIDPRDTRALLGEVFAICREASSRQTHPIQFGVGRP
- a CDS encoding NAD(P)/FAD-dependent oxidoreductase translates to MEDQRPAGRDDPPERRTAGRARQGDRRSAAVGRPLTRPERPTQNPPHHPRTRSSTSQLRPVAGGEVRMNTRPTKIDDVSPRPDADVDAIKSALAVADPNVLRLVLYHLTGDPDLASLPVEVTPVWAGALSTYSLATEHHEAMRQRALEYFLAHDPDNFDEAALMDSARIRRTMELFGHGPLTEDEFLLGYEEAGFEPFPREVRWNKQPPQSQVDQLHVAVIGAGISGISAAVHLEQLGLPYTVIERQGDIGGTWNLNNYPEARVDSSSLIYQYKFEKRYPWTEFFAAAAETKAYLKHCAEKFNIAGKVRFNTELRSAIWNEAVSQWDLTLIGDDGREQQLRANFVIAASGLFSTPKLPDIPGIGSFEGTIRHTTNWDPDYQLGGRRAALIGTGASGAQLMPYLARHAEHLDVFQRTANWVLPMEGYRDKIPAQMQWLFDHYPLFWYWHSYAMHYLNAQLEGLQEFDPEWLEKGGVINQRNDELHKNVAAFIEQRLADRPDLVKKVMPRYPPLARRPTVDNGWYDALLRDNVELVTDPIDHITRDAIVAKDGTTYPCDLIVCAVGFSTMSYMWPVEYVGRDGATFAALWRPDGPRAYMGMTAPGFPNFFMFYGPNAQARAGSFYSASECWSRYALKLMVHTIESGGSSVECRPQAFADYNDRLAEANKQVIWEAFGKGFYYLTEQGRSVTNAPWRGSTYFAMLRDPDFDAYTVR
- a CDS encoding nuclear transport factor 2 family protein, giving the protein MNAEALAARLQAVEDRIAIQDVVSASTLHSDLNEGARSLAQFTRDAVIDYSSLSGPGSAGIPIHEHARNLSAFLPGFERRQHCITNFQITVTGDSALARSQCHAIHVLGNEVWEARATYYHALVRTQDGWKISVLRAEMIHQSGEQLVERAREIVAQRRSAVR
- a CDS encoding amidohydrolase family protein, which translates into the protein MVETALEPDLPIIDAHHHVWVGEPFGHFELYDPEWLYADLQTSGHNVVKTLYVDSHSGYREDGPEALRVVGETEFADDIANEAVRRGGKSAGACATIVASADLMLGTAVGEVLDAHLATSPRFRGIRHMTAYVDEMPPLFPGAVGGMMLSSEFRKGFTELAARDLVFDSFLLAPQLPELTDLARQFPDTRIVLDHVGGPMVIGRYDGRLDEAFADWKRDMAELAKAPNVSVKLGGLNMGIAGVDALAREQPFSSEEMVQAQRDYLLTTIDLFGPARCMFESNFPVDMYGISYTVVWNGFKRLTAGFSPEERTQLFSGTAARVYRVDA